The Xiphophorus couchianus chromosome 6, X_couchianus-1.0, whole genome shotgun sequence genomic interval GGATTTAGTGAGTTTTGACTCTTTGTAGTTTATTATTGTCCacagaaacaataataaattattgcTACTGTGTGGCTGCAGCACATTTTCACACCAGGGTAAATGTGAGCGTATATTTGAcccaaagttaatttttatacattcTGACTTGTGTGTAAAATACGGCGCCACACATTTATTGTGCGCACGCTTTATGCATGAAGCCCCAGGATCTCCAGGATCTCCAGGATCTCCAGGTCCTCCAGGACCCAGATCTCTTACTTCTGGTTGAGCCAGCTGAAAGAGAAGACGTGTTTGGGTCCGTCTTTGTCCTCCGACTCGCTCTGGTGATCGGACTAAAGAGGAAGGGGTTAaactggttaccatggagacgaACAGGTGAGCAGTTTCACTTGAAAACCTCAGTAAAATCACATGGTAACCTGTTCATACCTGAGGGGCGGAGCTAGTCGTGGGGAGAGGGGTAGGGGGCGGGGGCTGCGGGGCTGACGATGAGGGGGCGGGGTTCTTAGTGTGAAGGGGCGGGGCTTGGGGAGGAGCCAGTGAaggctgctgattggctgctgcggGTGCGACGTGCGGCTGTCCTCTAGCTTCCACCTCATCTTCgctttcatcatcatcaactGGAAGGACACAGACCATCAAACAGGAAGCATTCTGCTCTGTGACTGGTCAGTCAGGCGGATGTTTACGTTTGATGAAGTCAACGTCCGCCAGTGCCTTCCTCTGGGGGTCAAAGTTTACGGTGAAGTGGTCCATATTCTCATAACCAGGCTGGACATTGTCCAGGTGGGATGTGTCCGTGGACTGCAGCAGCCTGAGGGGACAAAGAAACACCAAATAAACTAACAGGAAACTACCAGGAAATAAATGGGAAACTAGTGGGAAGCTAACAGAAAACTCGTGGGAGACACTGGTACAGCAACAAGACCAGGAACTCACTTTTGCAGCAGAGGCTTGGCCGACTGTGTAGGAAGACCAGACAGAAATGTCAGAATATCTGAGCTGACTCTGCTCTCATTCTCTGATCAATGCTGCATTCAGGGTCACCTGGAGGAAAACCGCCATCTCAGGCTCGTCCATGGTCTGGATGGCGGTCTCCAGCAGTTTGGCGGTCTCCTCCAGGTGCTCGCTGTACTTCCTGTTCAGACTGCGGATGTAGTCCAGCTTCTCCTCCTGCTCGCAGCTGATGCTGACCGTCATCTCGcctttcttctcctccagcagcGCAAACAGGCGGTCGAATGTCTCGCAAACCCTGGACTTCTGCCGCCGGCCGTTCTCCTGCAGACACGCGTCCTCCAGGTGAGACGGAGCCGGCCGAGGACCCGTCTCACCTGGAGGACGTCCACTCACGTCCACAGCTCTGCAGGTTTCATCCAGCTGGCTGACGATGGCCTGGATCCGCTCGTTGTTCCCGACCAGCAAGGAGACGCAGTCAGTGAGTTCAGCCTGCAGACAGGCGGCAACACCACACCCAACCACACCGGAACACACCGAAACCACACCAACCACggaacacaccttaacacacacaACCTCAACACACACCGAACAACACACACGCAACACACACCCGTAACACACCAACcacacaacacacaccaacacaccaACACACCGTAACACACCGGAACACACACCtgaacaaaacacaacacacacacaacacaagaACACACCCCGGAACACACACCtaaacacaccttaacacacctaACAACCGTACACACCTAAACACACctcaacacaccttaacacacaccttaacacaccttaacacaccttaacacacaccttaacacacacctcaacacaccttaacacaccttaacacacacctcaacacaccttaacacaccttaacacaccttaacacaccttaacacacctcaacacaccttaacacaccttaacacacacctcaacacaccttaacacacaccttaacacacctcaacacaccttaacacacctcaacacaccttaacacacaccccaacacaccttaacacaccttaacacacacctcaacacaccttaacacaccttaacacacacctcaacacaccttaacacacaccttaacacacctcaacacaccttaacacacctcaacacacctcaacacaccttaacacacaccccaacacaccttaacacaccttaacacacaccttaacacaccttaacacaccttaacacacacctcaacacaccttaacacaccttaacacacccttaacacaccttaacacacaccttaacacaccttaacacacaccttacacacacctcaacacaccttaacacacacctcaacacacctcaacacaccttaacacaccttaacacacacctcaacacacctcaacacaccttaacacaccttaacacacaccttaacacacatTACACACCTTACACACCTTCACACctcaacacaccttaacacaccttaacacaccttaacacacaccttaacacaccttcacacaccttaacacacccttaacacaccttaacacacaccttaacacaccttaacacacaccttaacacacctcaacacaccttaacacaccttaacacacaccttaacacacaccttaacacaccttaacacacaccttaacacaccttaacacaccttaacacacctcaacacaccttaacacaccttaacacaccttaacacacaccttaacacaccttaacaccaccttaacacaccttaacacacaccttacacacctcaacacaccttaacacaccttaacacacaccttaacacaccttaacacacaccttaacacaccttaacacacaccttaacacaccttaacacacacctcaacacacaccccaacacacctcaacacacctcaacacaccttaacacacacctcaacacaccttaacacaccttaacacacaccttaacacaccttaacacacaccttaacacaccttaacacacaccttaacacaccttaacacacaccttaacacacctcaacacaccttaacacaccttaacacaccttaacacaccttaacacacttACCACACCTTAACACCACCTTACCACACACCTTAAccacaccttaacacaccttaacacaccttaacacacaccttaacacacctcaacacaccttaacacaccttaacacacaccttaacacaccttaacacacacctcaacacacaccccaacacacctcaacacaccttaacacacacctcaacacaccttaacacaccttaacacaccttaacacacaccttaacacaccttaacacacaccttaacacaccttaacacacacttaacacaccttaacacacacctcaacacacctcaacacaccttaacacacacctcaacacaccttaacacaccttaacacacctcaacacacacctcaacacaccttaacacaccttaacacacaccttaacacaccttaacacacacctcaacacaccttaacacaccttaacacaccttaacacacaccttaacacaccttaacacacccctcaacacaccttaacacacacctcaacacaccttaacacaccttaacacacaccttaacacaccttaacacaccttaacacacaccttaacacaccttaacacacaccttaacacacattaacacaccttaacacaccttaacacacattaacacaccttaacacaccttaacacacaccttaacacaccttaacacaccttaacacacacctcaacacaccttaacacaccttaacacaccttaacacacaccttaacacaccttaacacacacctcaacacaccttaacacacacctcaacacaccttaacacaccttaacacacaccttaacacaccttaacacaccttaacacacaccttaacacaccttaacacacaccttaacacacattaacacaccttaacacaccttaacacaccttaacacacaccttaacacaccttaacacacacctcaacacaccttaacacaccttaacacaccttaacacacaccttaacacaccttaacacaccttaacacacacctCAACACACCTAACACAcccttaacacaccttaacacacctaACACACACCTTAAccaccttaacacaccttaacacaccttaaccaccttaacacacacctcaacacaccttaacacaccttaaccaccttaacacaccttaacacacaccttaacacacattaacacaccttaacacacaccttaacacaccttaacacaccttaacacacaccttaacacaccttaacacaccttaacacacaccttaacacaccttaacacaccttaacacacccTGTGGTACCTTCTGACTGGCGAAGACGTGGCTCAGCGGCGCCACCTGGCAGTCTTTGTGTTGTCCGAACACTTTGCAGAGTGAACAGGTGGGGGCGCTGCAGGTGATGCAGTAAATGTTGATCTTCTCGTCAGGATGCTCCTCACACATCGGCTCCTGCTtcttctctggttctggtttactgatgaacacaaacagaaccacagagacAAAGCGCATCAGAACCAGGAATGTGGGTCGGTTCCAgtccagaaccggaaccagacgATCCTCCCAGCTCTCCAAAGgtttcagtaatatgtcatggccAACGCTGAGGTccgacagaaccagaaccagcaccgTACAGTCTGTATTTATCTGGATGTCATTGAACTCTTTGACTAGGCCAGCCTCAGTGCTGTGGTAACCATGGGAACAGGGCCCGGACTGTCCCCAGGAGTCGCTACCTGGTGCTGCCCTGCTTGTACATGTCGATGATGTTCTCCACCAGCAGGTTCCTCTGCAGCCCGTAGACGCCGTGCCGGTCCAGAACCACCTCGTGTCTACAGGACGGGCAGCGGAACCGTCCGCCTGACGTCACCGTGGCGCCGGTCCTGCTGGACAGGTAGGGATTGGATGCCTGGAGAGGACAGCAGACCAATCAGACGCTAACATGGTGTCCAGATCCTCTCTGGACTTTGGCTGGTAccagttttgttctgtttggcTAAGGCTTCTAGCATGCAGCCAGAAACCCaatgggttctggttctggacatGAAGGAGCATTCAGAGTCCAGAGAGGAGGACATGATGGAGGGACGAAGTCTTACCTGGAACACGTCGTTGGCGCATTTCCTGCACAGGTTGTGCTGACATGGCAGGATGACCACCGGCTTGGAGAACATCTCCAGACAGATGGGACAAACCAGCTGCTTCTCCAGACCGTCCATGACGGGGACGAGTCCCAGAGACGGGTCCCAGAGAGAGGACGAGTCCCAGAGACGAGTCCCAGAGACGAGTCCCAGAGAGAGGACGAGTTCCAGAGACGAGTCCCAGAGACGAGTCCCAGAGAGGACGAGTCCCAGAGACGAGTTCCAGAGAGAGGACGAGTCCCAGAGACGAGTTCCAGAGAGAGGACGAGTCCCAGAGACGAGTCCCAGAGACGAGTTCCAGAGAGAGGACGAGTCCCAGAGAGAGGACGAGTTCCAGAGAGGACGAGTCCCAGAGAGAGGACGAGTTCCAGAGAGAGGACGAGTCCCAGAGACGAGTCCCAGAGACGAGTTCCAGAGAGAGGACGAGTCCCAGAGAGAGGACGAGTCCCAGAGACGAGTCCCAGAGAGAGGACGAGTCCCAGAGACGAGTCCCAGAGAGAGCACGAGTCCCAGAGACGAGTCCCAGAGAGAGGACGAGTTCCAGAGAGAGGACGAGTCCCAGAGACGAGTCCCAGAGAGAGGACGAGTTCCAGAGAGAGGACGAGTCCCAGAGACGAGTCCCAGAGAGAGGACGAGTTCCAGAGAGAGGACGAGTCCCAGAAAGAGGACGAGTTCCAGAGAGAGGACGAGTTCCAGAGAGAGGACGAGTCCCAGAGACGAGTCCCAGAGAGAGGACGAGTCCAAGAGACGAGTCCCAGAGAGAGGACGAGTCCCAGAGAGGACGAGTCCCAGAGACGGGTCCCAGAGAGAGGACGAGTTCCAGAGAGAGGACGAGTCCCAGAGACGAGTCCCAGAGAGAGGACGAGTTCCAGAGAGGACGAGTCCCAGAGAGGACGAGTCCCAGAGACGAGTTCCAGAGAGAGGACGAGTCCCAGAGAGAGGACGAGTCCCAGAGACGAGTTCCAGAGAGAGGACGAGTCCCAGAGAGAGGACGAGTTCCAGAGAGGACGAGTCCCAGAGAGAGGACGAGTCCCAGAGACGAGTCCCAGAGAGAGGACGAGTTCCAGAGAGAGGACGAGTCCCAGAGACGAGTCCCAGAGAGAGGACGAGTCCCAGAGACGAGTCCCAGAGAGAGGACGAGTTCCAGAGAGAGGACGAGTCCCAGAAAGAGGACGAGTTCCAGAGAGAGGACGAGTCCCAGAGAGAGGACGAGTCCAAGAGACGAGTCCCAGAGAGAGGACGAGTTCCAGAGAGAGGACGAGTCCCAGAGACGAGTCCCAGAGACGAGTTCCAGAGAGAGGACGAGTCCCAGAGAGAGGACGAGTCCCAGAGACGAGTCCCAGAGAGAGGACGAGTTCCAGAGAGAGGACGAGTCCCAGAAAGAGGACGAGTTCCAGAGAGAGGACGAGTCCCAGAGAGAGGACGAGTCCAAGAGACGAGTCCCAGAGAGAGGACGAGTTCCAGAGAGAGGACGAGTCCCAGAGACGAGTCCCAGAGACGAGTTCCAGAGAGAGGACGAGTCCCAGAGAGAGGACGAGTCCCAGAGACGAGTCCCAGAGACGAGTTCCAGAGAGAGGACGAGTCCCAGAGAGAGGACGAGTTCCAGAGAGAGGACGAGTCCCAGAGACGAGTCCCAGAGACGAGTCCCAGAGAGAGGACGAGTCCCAGAGACGAGTCCCAGAGAGAGGACGAGTTCCAGAGAGAGGACGAGTCCCAGAGACGAGTCCCAGAGAGAGGACGAGTTCCAGAGAGAGGACGAGTCCCAGAAAGAGGACGAGTTCCAGAGAGAGGACGAGTCCAAGAGACGAGTCCCAGAGAGAGGACGATTTCCAGAGAGAGGACGAGTCCCAGAGAGGACGAGTCCCAGAGAGGACGAGTTCCAGAGACGAGTTCCAGAGACGAGTCCCAGAGAGAGGACGGGTCATGCAGACAGTGAAACCTTCGGCAGACTCGGAGCGGTCAGCTGCTCTCTGAGTCTCAGGCTGTTTTTAGACTCAGGGACGTCAGCCGTTGCCGTGCCGACATAGCCTTATATGTCAAAGGTCAACAGGGGACATGAGACAGATGAGGAGGGGGAGGTTAAAGGAATAGTACACAGGAATTTATCCagctgcagcgccccctggtggtcagACTGAAGCAtgaggaaccagaaccatttatttcattttaatgtgaaagatCAACACaattggaaaatggaaaaaaaatgattcatgattcaaaatatttttacaaataaaaaaactgaaaagtgcggTGTGCAAAATATTCAGCCCCCTTTTCTGAGGTCAACCAGTTCTTCACCCCCCCCCCCGAGCTGGTAAccgaataaaatgttttgatttgtaGTTGCAATATGaccaaatatggaaaagttgtgaataattttgaaatgtaaattatctgaccagcaggaggcgctgcagcAGCACAATCCTTAAGTTAGTCTCagcagcaaagcaaaaagcagccGGGTTCaataaaaccacagaagaagacgGGAGACTGTTATGTAACGGTACCAGGGTTCCGGACCGGTCAGCAgcagatgaagctgaaaaatgtaaatataaatgagaCGCAGTCCGTTACTCCGAGTCTCCATGCGCCACCTACTGGTGAAACACCATCACTACACCCATCGTCATTAACcccataaacatttaaagaaatgcgtgctcctttttttctattgtgAGGAGCGCCCCCCCGTGGGCATCACAGTTAGAATCAGTCACGTTTTCATATCTGATCAGTGAAGAAGATGAAAACCCAGAAAGAAGGAAACGGTGTTGGATCGGAGCGCAGATGAACGAGCCGCAGCAGCAGGAGACGCTGATGACCGCggtgagctttttttttatgaagcagTATACAGAGACTCGTTGAGGTATAAGAACATTGCAACATACAGTAggtagaaaaaggaaaacaaggagCTCAGACTAAAGACAAgcacagaaacaggaagaacaatAGAGCAACTAAAGCTGATTGGCTCCTTCATTTAACAATCATTTAATGATCCTGATGTATAAATCTTTACTCGGTCCAACCCCAGCATATTTATCCACTCTCCTACATAGAACTGTCGGTTCTCTTCGCTCCAATAACTTTATTGTTCTGCATGTTCCACGTTTCGAACTGAAACAGTGAAACAggcattcagtgtttttaccCCACAGCCTGGAATCAgctgcagtctgaacttaagatgtTGGAAATGATTTGACTGGATTTATTTCTATCAGTTCTTAAAGATgggcaacaagattctatgaaacagtgtcattgtttttaaattgtttttattgttttatactggtgcatatgtattaattggttttatcttgtaaccaggttgttATGTACTGCAAAGTTTTGCTCAGGTCcatcttgaaaatgagatctagatctgaacggggtttacctggttaaataaaggaaatacaaaaaactaaatactggCAGTTACTTTTTTATGAAAcagatttcaaatgtttcaatgaGGTGCAATATAGTTTAAATTGGttaaggaaaaaaatccaaacaagtTGTAGAACCTCTGAATTTAGAGCAGGATTTATGATGTTTAACAAGCAAGAAGACAATATTGACCATGTCAAGGCCACCAACAGTATAATATGTGGAAGATCAACTGGGTAAAAACTGTGAGAGATTTTGAAGTGAGATTCTTTAACCTTTGGTGAAATTGGCCATTTTACAACAAATTCTTTATAATAGACAGATTGGTTGTTATCAAGATATTATGAGATCTAGATCCCAACGTATCTAGAtcttattaattattataattaatcattataatatttaataattattaatttaatcattattataattattaatttaatacttattaaattatttaataattgtaatcattaaataatttagatttgaaGGCCGTCACAAGCAGAACATTATTGTTTCTATCAGTCTCACTATATTCTCCAGTTTTCAGTTTGGGTAAAGatgaaataacatttgaatATCTGAAGGTGTTTTGGATGAGATGGATCAGAGCTACAGGAATAGCTTTACATACTTTTAGATATTCATTACAAGTACAGTTCAGATCAAATTTGTTGGTAAAATCTctataatttaacaaaacaccATTAAGTACTATCCATACTATCCAATAAGtcagttacaaataaaatacctttttcaTACcagttagttttaaaaatagattttctatttattaatattgatctgTTATTCCACACTATGGATCCATGTGGGGTAAAATTGTGGGTAAATATcattttcctaaaatgtttgtgaaaattaGACAGTGCAATATTAATCTTGGTTaattcaaaatcacatttaagcaAGAAATCCAAGCCACCGAGTttattaaatatagatttaggGATATGAAACCACACTGAGTTGGAATGAGACAAATAGTTTTTCAGCCAATTTATTCTaaatgaaccaatcagagcctcaAACTCCAAGGCTCTAATTCCTCCTTTATCATAATCTTTAATAAGATGAGATCGTCTTAAATAGTGAGTTTTGTTCCTCCAGATAAATTGAAAGATTATTGAATTAGCTTTCTTAATATTCTTGTCAGAGGTAAAAGCAGAATGGCATGGATAAATTAACTTGGACACTCCTTCAGCTTTGGACAGAAGAGTTGGTCCAGAACCAGTCAGATCTCTAGTGAACCAAAGACTCAAGAATCTCTTCATGCCATCCAAGCATCTTCCaatgttttcctcctctcttctaATAGTATTTTTTGAAATCAGTATTCCCAGATATTTAACTTCAGACTTAACTGTAATGGAAGCAGCAGACTCTCAGAGCTGGACTGGATCGGCAGAAGTTCACATTTATCAATATTGAGACGAACCagattaaaatagattttagctCAATGTCTACCATAGTTTTATCTCTTAGAAAAATTGTTGTATCATCCGCAAACTGACTTATCTTGAATTCCTTATCAAAAATTTTGATACTGTGCAAATTAGAATTGTTCATAATTAGTAAGGTAGCATTTGAGTagttaatataaataatttaggtGAAATTGGGCAGCCCTGCCTGATTCCTCTTGACATAGAGAAACTAGGGGTCAAACTCGTTCCCAGGGAAACTGAGCTACTTATGTCAgtataaaataatctgattatATTACAAAATTTTTCCCCAAagccaaaatattttagtgtttttattataaagcaGTGTTCCAGTGAGTCAAATGCCTTAAAGAAAtccaggaataaaataaaactgtcactatcAATAAAGCTACGATAATCAATCATATCAAAAATCAGTCTAGTGTGATGATggatatttctttcttttaaaaacgcTGATTGGCATTCATTAATAATTGTTCCTAATCCACTGTTTAAGCGATTGGCATAAACAAGAGCTAAACTTTTATAATCTGTACATAACAGAGTGATGGGTCTCCACTTGTTTAGTGATAAAGGATCTTTGTTGGCTTTGGGGATCAGAGTAATCAGACCTCGTTTCATGGTGGGAGAGAGATTATTGTTTGAAATGCATCCAGCAGGGCCTCAATAATAGTTTTGGTAAATCTTTCCAAAAGAAAGTATAAAATTCAGTGGTTAACCCATCGAGGCCTGGAGATTTACTCTTTGTTGCTTCATCAAGTTCTTCCATTATTAATTCATCTTCCATAAGGTCTTTAAAATCaagattaattgtttcaacaGATTCCTGAATTTCATCAAAAAAATACTGGCAATTGGATTCTGAATACTTAGAACAGTAAAGATCCCTATAAAAATGTCTCATGTATTAAATCCAGGTCTTCAGTGATGCTGCCATTAATAATTAGTTTCTGAATCTTCTTTTTGGACTGTCTCTGCTTctcaagattaaaaaaatatgaagatttttttcaccATCTTCAATCCATCGAGCCCTGGAGCCAATGAAAGCCCCCCTTACTTTATCTAGAAAAACATCAtctagttgagatttaaagcaTCAGGCTGACTCAGCTCTTCAGACgtcaaaactgattttgaacATAGAGAATTATTAATTTGGGATTGTTTCTGTCTCCTGAGCTTTGAAGCACTTTTGCCTGCCTTTATTGCTGTTGTCCtaacattaaatttaaaccaCTCCCACTTACTTAAGGGCGACAGATCTATTACTGAAATATCTTCAATGAGGTCCAGGACTTCTGGACAGAAAGTTTTGTTATTCAGCCGATTACTATTAAACTTCCAAGCTATGTTTGAAGGTGGTTTAGATTTattcagaaagagaaacaaggTAACTGAACAATGATCTGTTAGAGGAGCTGCTGAGATTTCACAACTTGAAATATTATTGACCAGATTATGAGGGATTAACCAGTAATCCAGCCCAGAGCTCTGGCCGTTTCCAGAAGGGTTGAACCAGGAGTATTGTCTGATATTAGGATTTCTAATTCTCCAGCAGTCTGTCAAATTTGTAGTAGagattaaatttacaaaaataccaTCATAAATATGGTGCTGCCCCCTAGAGGGCAGGCGATCAATGGATCCATCTGGAGTTACATTAAAATCTCCTCCTAAGA includes:
- the LOC114146147 gene encoding E3 ubiquitin-protein ligase TRIM63-like, whose amino-acid sequence is MDGLEKQLVCPICLEMFSKPVVILPCQHNLCRKCANDVFQASNPYLSSRTGATVTSGGRFRCPSCRHEVVLDRHGVYGLQRNLLVENIIDMYKQGSTSKPEPEKKQEPMCEEHPDEKINIYCITCSAPTCSLCKVFGQHKDCQVAPLSHVFASQKAELTDCVSLLVGNNERIQAIVSQLDETCRAVDENGRRQKSRVCETFDRLFALLEEKKGEMTVSISCEQEEKLDYIRSLNRKYSEHLEETAKLLETAIQTMDEPEMAVFLQSAKPLLQKLLQSTDTSHLDNVQPGYENMDHFTVNFDPQRKALADVDFIKLDDDESEDEVEARGQPHVAPAAANQQPSLAPPQAPPLHTKNPAPSSSAPQPPPPTPLPTTSSAPQSDHQSESEDKDGPKHVFSFSWLNQK